From a region of the Sebastes umbrosus isolate fSebUmb1 chromosome 10, fSebUmb1.pri, whole genome shotgun sequence genome:
- the LOC119495371 gene encoding SEC23-interacting protein isoform X2, with amino-acid sequence MADRRNNNVPNTTSANLLFSGAPEFNFNLPFMPVSQATGPAVLSGDDSTDVGEEDSFLGQTSGNGPAPSTFNYFSSPVTSSDPFAAIGQSPCPPPSALSAAPTSAGPVSVPSSVSMAPPPHPGSQMNPAPPPAFGGAAYQSPMGRHTPPPATMTPPPPQMQPQSHNPYRHTPISSRASPYMPAPEVLPPTHIPQQNPYSLGSPPQTFPLSGPTFTKPALPTHYQAPPPTASTAGVIVPAGPMMQYNYNVYEPVQPHWFYCKQVESKSVWLPFSIIDSLQLEETYNSVQPDPENVIIRTDGGRYDVQLYDRMRTSVYWEEEPTEVRRCSWFYKGDTDSRFIPYSEEFSDKLEGEYKKAVSTNQWHRRLEFPSGETIVMHNPKVIVQFQPSSMPDEWGTTQDGQTRPRVVKRGIDDDHDEVPDGELPTVDHLVFMVHGIGPVCDLRFRSMVECVDDFRSVSLKLLHSHFKKPLDEHAISRVEFLPVQWHTALHGDATGVDRRIKKITLPSTGRLRHFTNETLLDVLFYNSPTYCQTIMDTVAQEINRLYALFLMRNPDYRGGTSVSGHSLGSLILFDLLSNQKNVSTALATPIIPTANGETKQVAAPVKQEITAVTPPAVEEEPKEDGEEFEDLSAMLENLGLSEYKNTFDEEKIDVESFLMCTIEDLKEMGIPLGPRKKIGKFVKERVNKQAARQAAQEKKAEVKEVSQVSAPPPVVEAPPDPSVKTLPVGNSVSVPVDYNYFEVGTGQVSVVYHALDFEPMNFFALGSPIGMFLTVRGLEKIGETFQLPTCKGFFNIYHPLDPVAYRIEPMIIPDLDIKPVLIPHHKGRKRLHLGMTLRLFFHKFLLHQPR; translated from the exons ATGGCAGATAGGAGGAATAATAATGTTCCCAACACCACCAGTGCTAATCTACTGTTCAGCGGCGCTCCGGAGTTTAACTTCAATCTGCCCTTCATGCCAGTGAGTCAGGCCACCGGTCCGGCGGTGCTGTCCGGAG ATGATTCCACTGATGTTGGAGAAGAAGACAGCTTTCTAGGTCAGACCTCTGGGAATGGGCCAGCCCCCTCCACATTCAACTACTTCTCCAGCCCCGTGACCAGCAGTGACCCGTTCGCCGCCATCGGCCAGTCGCCATGCCCGCCGCCATCGGCCCTGTCAGCAGCCCCGACATCAGCAGGCCCGGTGTCTGTCCCCAGCAGTGTCAGCATGGCTCCACCGCCCCATCCAGGCTCACAAATGAACCCCGCTCCTCCTCCAGCGTTCGGCGGCGCCGCTTACCAGAGCCCTATGGGGCGTCACACTCCTCCCCCCGCCACAATGACCCCACCACCTCCTCAGATGCAGCCACAGAGTCATAACCCGTACCGACACACCCCCATCAGCAGCAGAGCTAGTCCGTATATGCCAGCTCCAGAGGTCCTGCCGCCAACACACATACCTCAGCAGAATCCATACTCTCTTGGCTCTCCGCCACAGACATTCCCGCTGTCAGGACCCACATTCACAAAG CCTGCTCTTCCTACACATTATCAAGCGCCTCCGCCTACAGCCTCCACTGCTGGAGTGATCGTCCCTGCAGGTCCCATGATGCAATACAACTACAATGTCTATGAGCCTGTTCAGCCTCACTGGTTCTACTGCAAGCAGGTGGAATCAAAGAGCGTCTGGCTTCCTTTCAGTATCATTGACTCCCTTCAGCTAGAGGAGACGTATAACTCAG TTCAACCAGACCCCGAAAATGTGATCATACGTACAGATGGAGGTCGTTACGACGTGCAGCTCTACGACCGCATGCGGACTTCAGTGTACTGGGAAGAGGAGCCTACTGAGGTCCGGCGCTGCAGTTGGTTCTACAAAGGAGATACGGATAGTCGCTTTATTCCTTACTCTGAGGAGTTCAGTGACAAGCTGGAG GGAGAATATAAGAAAGCCGTGTCTACCAACCAGTGGCACCGTAGACTGGAGTTCCCATCAGGAGAGACCATTGTCATGCACAATCCAAAG GTGATTGTGCAGTTTCAGCCCTCCTCCATGCCGGATGAGTGGGGCACAACTCAGGACGGGCAGACCAGGCCCAGAGTGGTGAAGAGAGGGATTGATGATGACCACGATGAAGTGCCGGATG GTGAGCTCCCAACGGTGGATCATCTTGTGTTCATGGTTCATGGAATCGGTCCCGTGTGTGACCTGCGGTTTAGGAGCATGGTCGAATGTG TGGACGACTTCCGCAGTGTGTCACTGAAGCTGCTGCACAGTCACTTTAAGAAACCGCTGGATGAACACGCCATCAGCAGGGTGGAGTTCCTCCCTGTGCAGTGGCACACGGCTCTACATGGAGATGCCACCGGGGTGGACAG GAGAATCAAGAAGATTACGTTGCCCAGCACTGGACGTTTACGTCACTTTACAAATGAGACTTTGTTAGATGTGCTTTTCTACAACAGTCCCACTTACTGCCAGACCATCATGGACACAGTTGCCCAAGAGATTAACAGACTTTACGCCCTGTTCCTGATGAGGAACCCAGACTACAGAGGAGGCACATCAGTGTCTGGACACAGTTTAG GTTCCCTGATTCTCTTTGACCTGTTGTCAAATCAGAAGAATGTCTCTACTGCACTGGCCACGCCAATCATACCCACTGCTAACGGAGAAACCAAACAG GTGGCAGCACCCGTTAAGCAGGAAATTACTGCCGTCACCCCTCCAGCTGTGGAAGAGGAGCCCAAAGAAGACGGGGAGGAGTTTGAGGATCTCTCTGCAATGCTGGAAAATCTGGGCTTGTCGGAGTACAAAAATACCTTCGATGAGGAGAAAATTGACGTAGAATCTTTT CTCATGTGCACAATTGAGGACCTGAAAGAGATGGGAATCCCGCTGGGTCCCAGGAAAAAGATCGGCAAGTTTGTCAAAGAAAGAGTGAACAAGCAG GCTGCACGTCAGGCCGCCCAGGAGAAGAAAGCAGAGGTCAAAGAGGTCAGTCAGGTTTCGGCGCCCCCGCCAGTCGTTGAAGCTCCCCCTGATCCCTCTGTGAAGACGCTTCCAGTCGGCAACAGCGTCTCCGTCCCCGTCGACTACAACTACTTTGAAGTTGGCACTGGGCAG GTGTCAGTGGTCTACCACGCTCTGGACTTTGAGCCGATGAATTTCTTTGCTTTGGGTTCTCCGATCGGCATGTTCCTGACGGTCCGAGGACTGGAGAAAATAGGAGAGACGTTCCAGCTGCCCACGTGCAAGGGATTCTTCAATATCTACCATCCG TTGGACCCAGTGGCGTACAGGATTGAGCCCATGATAATACCAGACCTGGACATTAAGCCTGTTTTGATCCCACATCACAAAGGGAGGAAGAGGCTTCATCTCGGTATGACactcagattattttttcataaatttcTGCTTCATCAGCCCAGATAA
- the LOC119495371 gene encoding SEC23-interacting protein isoform X1, producing the protein MADRRNNNVPNTTSANLLFSGAPEFNFNLPFMPVSQATGPAVLSGDDSTDVGEEDSFLGQTSGNGPAPSTFNYFSSPVTSSDPFAAIGQSPCPPPSALSAAPTSAGPVSVPSSVSMAPPPHPGSQMNPAPPPAFGGAAYQSPMGRHTPPPATMTPPPPQMQPQSHNPYRHTPISSRASPYMPAPEVLPPTHIPQQNPYSLGSPPQTFPLSGPTFTKPALPTHYQAPPPTASTAGVIVPAGPMMQYNYNVYEPVQPHWFYCKQVESKSVWLPFSIIDSLQLEETYNSVQPDPENVIIRTDGGRYDVQLYDRMRTSVYWEEEPTEVRRCSWFYKGDTDSRFIPYSEEFSDKLEGEYKKAVSTNQWHRRLEFPSGETIVMHNPKVIVQFQPSSMPDEWGTTQDGQTRPRVVKRGIDDDHDEVPDGELPTVDHLVFMVHGIGPVCDLRFRSMVECVDDFRSVSLKLLHSHFKKPLDEHAISRVEFLPVQWHTALHGDATGVDRRIKKITLPSTGRLRHFTNETLLDVLFYNSPTYCQTIMDTVAQEINRLYALFLMRNPDYRGGTSVSGHSLGSLILFDLLSNQKNVSTALATPIIPTANGETKQVAAPVKQEITAVTPPAVEEEPKEDGEEFEDLSAMLENLGLSEYKNTFDEEKIDVESFLMCTIEDLKEMGIPLGPRKKIGKFVKERVNKQAARQAAQEKKAEVKEVSQVSAPPPVVEAPPDPSVKTLPVGNSVSVPVDYNYFEVGTGQVSVVYHALDFEPMNFFALGSPIGMFLTVRGLEKIGETFQLPTCKGFFNIYHPLDPVAYRIEPMIIPDLDIKPVLIPHHKGRKRLHLELKESLTRMGSDLKHGFISSLRTAWQTLNDFARAHTSSAQLQAELAMVANQIEEQEKQAQEEGKIPESPEPIKEEEPEVKVGMLNGGNRIDYVLQEKPIESFNEYLFALQSHLCYWQSEDTALLILKEIYKTTGIHPEQIAH; encoded by the exons ATGGCAGATAGGAGGAATAATAATGTTCCCAACACCACCAGTGCTAATCTACTGTTCAGCGGCGCTCCGGAGTTTAACTTCAATCTGCCCTTCATGCCAGTGAGTCAGGCCACCGGTCCGGCGGTGCTGTCCGGAG ATGATTCCACTGATGTTGGAGAAGAAGACAGCTTTCTAGGTCAGACCTCTGGGAATGGGCCAGCCCCCTCCACATTCAACTACTTCTCCAGCCCCGTGACCAGCAGTGACCCGTTCGCCGCCATCGGCCAGTCGCCATGCCCGCCGCCATCGGCCCTGTCAGCAGCCCCGACATCAGCAGGCCCGGTGTCTGTCCCCAGCAGTGTCAGCATGGCTCCACCGCCCCATCCAGGCTCACAAATGAACCCCGCTCCTCCTCCAGCGTTCGGCGGCGCCGCTTACCAGAGCCCTATGGGGCGTCACACTCCTCCCCCCGCCACAATGACCCCACCACCTCCTCAGATGCAGCCACAGAGTCATAACCCGTACCGACACACCCCCATCAGCAGCAGAGCTAGTCCGTATATGCCAGCTCCAGAGGTCCTGCCGCCAACACACATACCTCAGCAGAATCCATACTCTCTTGGCTCTCCGCCACAGACATTCCCGCTGTCAGGACCCACATTCACAAAG CCTGCTCTTCCTACACATTATCAAGCGCCTCCGCCTACAGCCTCCACTGCTGGAGTGATCGTCCCTGCAGGTCCCATGATGCAATACAACTACAATGTCTATGAGCCTGTTCAGCCTCACTGGTTCTACTGCAAGCAGGTGGAATCAAAGAGCGTCTGGCTTCCTTTCAGTATCATTGACTCCCTTCAGCTAGAGGAGACGTATAACTCAG TTCAACCAGACCCCGAAAATGTGATCATACGTACAGATGGAGGTCGTTACGACGTGCAGCTCTACGACCGCATGCGGACTTCAGTGTACTGGGAAGAGGAGCCTACTGAGGTCCGGCGCTGCAGTTGGTTCTACAAAGGAGATACGGATAGTCGCTTTATTCCTTACTCTGAGGAGTTCAGTGACAAGCTGGAG GGAGAATATAAGAAAGCCGTGTCTACCAACCAGTGGCACCGTAGACTGGAGTTCCCATCAGGAGAGACCATTGTCATGCACAATCCAAAG GTGATTGTGCAGTTTCAGCCCTCCTCCATGCCGGATGAGTGGGGCACAACTCAGGACGGGCAGACCAGGCCCAGAGTGGTGAAGAGAGGGATTGATGATGACCACGATGAAGTGCCGGATG GTGAGCTCCCAACGGTGGATCATCTTGTGTTCATGGTTCATGGAATCGGTCCCGTGTGTGACCTGCGGTTTAGGAGCATGGTCGAATGTG TGGACGACTTCCGCAGTGTGTCACTGAAGCTGCTGCACAGTCACTTTAAGAAACCGCTGGATGAACACGCCATCAGCAGGGTGGAGTTCCTCCCTGTGCAGTGGCACACGGCTCTACATGGAGATGCCACCGGGGTGGACAG GAGAATCAAGAAGATTACGTTGCCCAGCACTGGACGTTTACGTCACTTTACAAATGAGACTTTGTTAGATGTGCTTTTCTACAACAGTCCCACTTACTGCCAGACCATCATGGACACAGTTGCCCAAGAGATTAACAGACTTTACGCCCTGTTCCTGATGAGGAACCCAGACTACAGAGGAGGCACATCAGTGTCTGGACACAGTTTAG GTTCCCTGATTCTCTTTGACCTGTTGTCAAATCAGAAGAATGTCTCTACTGCACTGGCCACGCCAATCATACCCACTGCTAACGGAGAAACCAAACAG GTGGCAGCACCCGTTAAGCAGGAAATTACTGCCGTCACCCCTCCAGCTGTGGAAGAGGAGCCCAAAGAAGACGGGGAGGAGTTTGAGGATCTCTCTGCAATGCTGGAAAATCTGGGCTTGTCGGAGTACAAAAATACCTTCGATGAGGAGAAAATTGACGTAGAATCTTTT CTCATGTGCACAATTGAGGACCTGAAAGAGATGGGAATCCCGCTGGGTCCCAGGAAAAAGATCGGCAAGTTTGTCAAAGAAAGAGTGAACAAGCAG GCTGCACGTCAGGCCGCCCAGGAGAAGAAAGCAGAGGTCAAAGAGGTCAGTCAGGTTTCGGCGCCCCCGCCAGTCGTTGAAGCTCCCCCTGATCCCTCTGTGAAGACGCTTCCAGTCGGCAACAGCGTCTCCGTCCCCGTCGACTACAACTACTTTGAAGTTGGCACTGGGCAG GTGTCAGTGGTCTACCACGCTCTGGACTTTGAGCCGATGAATTTCTTTGCTTTGGGTTCTCCGATCGGCATGTTCCTGACGGTCCGAGGACTGGAGAAAATAGGAGAGACGTTCCAGCTGCCCACGTGCAAGGGATTCTTCAATATCTACCATCCG TTGGACCCAGTGGCGTACAGGATTGAGCCCATGATAATACCAGACCTGGACATTAAGCCTGTTTTGATCCCACATCACAAAGGGAGGAAGAGGCTTCATCTCG agttGAAGGAGAGTCTCACCAGGATGGGCTCTGACCTGAAGCACGGGTTTATCAGCTCTCTGAGGACCGCCTGGCAGACGCTCAACGATTTTGCTCGCGCCCACACGTCGTCTGCCCAGCTTCAGGCTGAGCTGGCCATGGTGGCCAATCAGATCGAAGAACAGGAGAAGCAAGCGCAGGAGG AGGGCAAGATCCCAGAGAGCCCTGAGCCAATAAAAGAAGAGGAGCCTGAGGTGAAGGTCGGGATGCTGAACGGAGGGAATCGCATCGACTACGTCCTGCAGGAGAAGCCCATCGAGAGCTTCAACGAGTACCTGTTTGCCCTCCAGAGTCACCTCTGCTACTG GCAATCTGAAGACACAGCTCTGCTTATTCTCAAAGAGATCTACAAGACCACGGGGATCCATCCAGAGCAGATCGCACATTAA